In Hyperolius riggenbachi isolate aHypRig1 chromosome 10, aHypRig1.pri, whole genome shotgun sequence, a genomic segment contains:
- the LOC137534963 gene encoding gastrula zinc finger protein XlCGF66.1-like isoform X1 produces MKPNMTERILDLTLEVICLLTGESFPPVKLSDNVTFAVPPPHSLTPERNSEKKILDVTNKIELLTEEVPKRCQDVTIYFSMEEWQYLEGHKDLYKDTMMENQPPLTSPDTQKHSFLIDTVTNTSQRCTGPLYSQDHRNILDQVEDLVVVKVEGLQEKEETCNGR; encoded by the exons ATGAAGCCAAATATGACTGAGAGAATATTAGACCTCACCCTGGAGGTCATCTgcctgctgacaggagag AGTTTTCCTCCTGTAAAGCTGAGTGATAATGTAACCTTTGCAGTTCCTCCACCTCACTCCCTGACACCTGAGAGAAACAGTGAGAAGAAGATACTAGACGTCACCAACAAGATCGAGCTACTGACAGAAGAG GTTCCTAAGAGGTGTCAGGATGTCAccatctatttctccatggaggagtggcagtatttagaaggacacaaggatctctacaaggacaccatgatggagaaccaaccgcccctcacatcaccagaTACACAGAAACATTCATTTCTG atagatacagtaacaaacacatcacagagatgtacaggtcctctttattcccaggatcacCGCAATATCCTTGACCAG GTTGAAGACCTTGTAGTTGTCAAAGTAGAGGGCCTTCAAGAAAAAGAGGAAACGTGTAATGGaagataa
- the LOC137534963 gene encoding gastrula zinc finger protein XlCGF66.1-like isoform X2, with product MKPNMTERILDLTLEVICLLTGESFPPVKLSDNVTFAVPPPHSLTPERNSEKKILDVTNKIELLTEEVPKRCQDVTIYFSMEEWQYLEGHKDLYKDTMMENQPPLTSPDTQKHSFLVEDLVVVKVEGLQEKEETCNGR from the exons ATGAAGCCAAATATGACTGAGAGAATATTAGACCTCACCCTGGAGGTCATCTgcctgctgacaggagag AGTTTTCCTCCTGTAAAGCTGAGTGATAATGTAACCTTTGCAGTTCCTCCACCTCACTCCCTGACACCTGAGAGAAACAGTGAGAAGAAGATACTAGACGTCACCAACAAGATCGAGCTACTGACAGAAGAG GTTCCTAAGAGGTGTCAGGATGTCAccatctatttctccatggaggagtggcagtatttagaaggacacaaggatctctacaaggacaccatgatggagaaccaaccgcccctcacatcaccagaTACACAGAAACATTCATTTCTG GTTGAAGACCTTGTAGTTGTCAAAGTAGAGGGCCTTCAAGAAAAAGAGGAAACGTGTAATGGaagataa